In Rhodococcus rhodochrous, a single genomic region encodes these proteins:
- a CDS encoding IS5 family transposase produces MSSRLVPDGLWEIVEPLLPGFRARPQGGGRAAIDDRAVFTAIVYVLTSGCAWRHLPPSFGVSVPTAHRRFTTWAKAGVFDELHRRVLDRLGAGGDLDWSAAILDAAHVRAKRGGSLTGPSPVDRRKNGSKIHILSDADGIPLVTAVTSANTHDSVMLQPMVAAIPAVRSRRGPRRRRPGRLRADKGYDYPVHRRWLRARGIVPRIARRGVDSSERLGRYRWKIERTLAWLTGYRRLTMRYERHGEHFAAFLQLAAALTCFKKLAK; encoded by the coding sequence TTGTCTTCCCGGCTGGTACCGGATGGGTTGTGGGAGATCGTCGAACCGTTGCTGCCCGGATTCCGGGCGCGGCCGCAAGGCGGCGGCCGGGCGGCGATCGATGATCGGGCGGTGTTCACCGCTATCGTCTATGTCCTCACCAGCGGCTGTGCCTGGCGGCACCTGCCGCCGTCATTCGGAGTCAGTGTTCCGACCGCGCATAGACGGTTCACGACCTGGGCCAAGGCTGGGGTGTTCGACGAGCTGCACCGCCGGGTCCTCGATCGGCTCGGCGCCGGCGGGGACCTGGACTGGTCCGCCGCGATCCTCGACGCCGCGCACGTGCGGGCGAAAAGGGGGGGCTCTCTGACCGGTCCCAGCCCGGTCGATCGACGCAAGAACGGCTCGAAGATCCACATCCTGTCCGACGCCGATGGTATCCCGCTGGTCACCGCGGTGACCTCGGCGAACACCCACGACAGTGTCATGCTGCAGCCCATGGTCGCTGCGATTCCTGCGGTGCGTTCGCGTCGCGGTCCGCGGCGCCGCCGACCCGGCCGGTTGCGGGCGGACAAGGGTTACGACTACCCCGTACACCGCCGGTGGCTGCGGGCCCGGGGCATCGTTCCGCGGATCGCCCGCCGCGGCGTTGACAGCAGCGAACGACTCGGCCGCTACCGATGGAAGATCGAACGCACCCTGGCCTGGCTCACCGGCTACCGTCGGCTGACGATGCGCTACGAGCGCCACGGCGAGCACTTCGCTGCTTTCCTCCAACTCGCCGCGGCGTTGACCTGCTTCAAGAAACTCGCCAAATGA
- a CDS encoding 3-ketosteroid-delta-1-dehydrogenase produces the protein MAKTPVPAVTTARDTTVDLLVIGSGTGMAAALTAHEAGLSALIVEKSAYVGGSTARSGGAFWVPANPVLDAAGSGDTIERGHTYVRTVVDGTAPVERGEAFVDNGVATVEMLQRTTPMKLFWAEGYSDYHPELAGGSAVGRSCECLPLDLSVLGEERGRLRPGLMEASLPMPTTGADYKWMNLMLRVPHKGFPRIFKRLAQGVAGLAVKREYVAGGQAIAAGLFAGVLKAGVPVWTETSLVRLLTDGDRVTGAVVAQNGREVTVTARRGVVLAAGGFDHDMEMRRKFQSERLLDHESLGAETNTGDAIKAAQEVGADLALMDQAWWFPAVAPTRPGKPPMVMLAERSLPGSFIVDQTGRRFTNESSDYMSFGQLVLERERAGDPIESMWIVFDQKYRNSYVFAAGVFPRQPLPEAWYKAGIAHRGTTAAELAASMGVPVDTFAATFGKFNEDAAAGTDSEFGRGGSAYDRYYGDPTVQPNPNLRPLTHGPLYAVKMTLSDLGTCGGVRADERARVLREDGSPIAGLYAIGNTAANAFGHRYPGAGATIGQGLVFGYIAARDAASSDAPVA, from the coding sequence ATGGCCAAGACCCCTGTACCGGCCGTGACCACAGCCCGCGACACGACCGTGGACCTGCTCGTGATCGGGTCCGGTACCGGCATGGCCGCCGCGCTCACCGCGCACGAGGCGGGCCTGTCCGCCCTCATCGTGGAGAAATCGGCCTACGTCGGCGGATCGACCGCCCGTTCCGGCGGTGCGTTCTGGGTGCCGGCCAATCCGGTACTCGACGCGGCGGGAAGCGGCGACACCATCGAGCGCGGCCACACCTACGTGCGGACGGTCGTCGACGGCACGGCGCCGGTCGAGCGGGGCGAGGCCTTCGTCGACAACGGTGTCGCCACCGTCGAGATGCTCCAGCGCACCACCCCCATGAAGCTGTTCTGGGCAGAGGGCTACTCCGACTATCACCCCGAACTGGCGGGTGGTTCGGCGGTCGGCCGCAGCTGCGAGTGCCTGCCCCTGGACCTGTCGGTCCTCGGTGAGGAGCGCGGTCGACTGCGTCCCGGCCTCATGGAGGCGAGCCTGCCGATGCCCACCACCGGTGCCGACTACAAGTGGATGAACCTCATGCTGCGCGTGCCGCACAAGGGTTTTCCGCGCATCTTCAAGCGGCTCGCCCAGGGTGTCGCCGGTCTCGCCGTCAAGCGTGAATACGTCGCCGGTGGACAGGCGATCGCCGCCGGACTGTTCGCGGGTGTGCTGAAGGCCGGTGTGCCGGTGTGGACCGAGACGTCGCTGGTGCGTCTGCTCACCGACGGCGACCGTGTCACCGGTGCCGTCGTAGCGCAGAACGGACGTGAGGTGACGGTGACCGCGCGTCGCGGGGTGGTGCTCGCCGCCGGCGGGTTCGACCACGACATGGAGATGCGCCGCAAGTTCCAGTCCGAGCGTCTGCTCGACCACGAGAGCCTCGGGGCGGAGACCAACACCGGCGATGCGATCAAGGCGGCCCAGGAGGTCGGTGCCGATCTCGCCCTCATGGACCAGGCCTGGTGGTTCCCCGCCGTCGCGCCGACCCGCCCGGGCAAGCCGCCGATGGTCATGCTCGCCGAGCGTTCGCTGCCCGGCTCGTTCATCGTCGACCAGACGGGACGCCGGTTCACCAACGAGTCGTCCGACTACATGTCGTTCGGACAGTTGGTGCTCGAACGCGAGCGTGCCGGCGATCCGATCGAGTCGATGTGGATCGTCTTCGACCAGAAGTACCGCAACAGCTACGTCTTCGCGGCCGGGGTGTTCCCGCGCCAGCCGCTCCCGGAGGCCTGGTACAAGGCGGGCATCGCCCACCGCGGCACCACCGCTGCGGAACTCGCGGCGTCGATGGGCGTGCCGGTGGACACCTTCGCCGCGACGTTCGGCAAGTTCAACGAGGACGCGGCGGCGGGAACGGATTCCGAGTTCGGACGTGGCGGCAGTGCCTACGACCGCTACTACGGTGACCCGACCGTCCAGCCGAACCCGAACCTGCGACCCCTCACGCACGGCCCGCTCTACGCGGTGAAGATGACGCTGAGCGATCTCGGCACGTGCGGTGGCGTGCGCGCCGACGAACGGGCGCGGGTCCTCCGCGAGGACGGCAGCCCCATCGCCGGTCTCTACGCCATCGGCAACACCGCGGCCAACGCGTTCGGCCACCGCTATCCCGGTGCCGGCGCCACCATCGGGCAGGGCCTGGTCTTCGGGTACATCGCGGCACGCGACGCAGCATCGTCGGACGCACCGGTCGCCTGA
- a CDS encoding transposase produces MSKRYPAEQRERAVKMVLDHLDEYSSPFAACKAIAPKLGVGVESLRTWTRQALIDADKTPDVTTAEQQRIKELEREVRDLREANEILKSASIFFARELDPRRR; encoded by the coding sequence ATGTCCAAGCGTTACCCCGCCGAGCAGCGTGAACGAGCGGTGAAGATGGTCCTCGACCACCTCGACGAATATTCTTCGCCGTTCGCGGCGTGCAAAGCCATCGCCCCGAAGCTCGGCGTCGGTGTCGAGTCGCTGCGCACCTGGACCCGCCAGGCTCTGATCGATGCCGACAAGACACCCGACGTGACCACCGCTGAACAGCAACGAATCAAAGAGCTCGAACGCGAAGTCCGAGACCTCCGTGAGGCCAACGAAATCTTGAAATCGGCCTCGATTTTCTTCGCGAGGGAGCTCGACCCTCGCCGCCGCTGA
- a CDS encoding IS3 family transposase encodes MLTDTLQMSERFACKVVGLSRSVYRRLPLAQTPDDPDADLRAELRRYSRKHPRHGFRRAWAWLRYDQGVEVNKKKVHRLWKEEGLQVRRAPRRKRAGQSSVPIVDADAPNIVWALDFQFDSTVDGKTVKIASMVDEHTRMSLLNIVDRSITADRLIEGLEKAFAMWGGPPLALRMDNGPEFISEALRDFCAGSVGVSYIPPGTPWNNGFIESFNNRLRDECLNRNYWPTLLEARVVIEDFKDDHNHRHRHSTLGYKTPAEYAAGCTHRHQPVACEID; translated from the coding sequence ATGCTCACCGACACCCTACAGATGTCGGAGCGGTTCGCGTGCAAGGTCGTTGGGCTCTCCCGATCGGTTTACCGGCGGTTGCCGTTGGCGCAGACACCGGACGACCCGGACGCCGACCTGCGCGCAGAGCTACGCAGATATTCCCGCAAACATCCGCGGCACGGGTTCCGTCGAGCGTGGGCGTGGCTGCGCTACGACCAGGGTGTCGAGGTGAACAAGAAGAAGGTTCACCGCCTGTGGAAGGAGGAAGGACTGCAGGTCCGGCGCGCCCCACGCCGCAAACGTGCCGGCCAATCCTCGGTTCCGATCGTCGACGCGGATGCTCCGAACATTGTGTGGGCGTTGGACTTCCAATTCGATTCGACCGTCGACGGTAAGACGGTGAAGATCGCCTCGATGGTCGACGAGCATACGCGGATGTCGTTGTTGAACATCGTGGACCGTTCGATCACCGCCGACCGGTTGATCGAGGGCTTGGAGAAGGCGTTCGCGATGTGGGGTGGGCCGCCGCTGGCGTTACGGATGGACAATGGGCCGGAGTTCATCTCGGAAGCGCTGCGGGACTTCTGTGCTGGGTCGGTGGGGGTGTCCTACATTCCGCCGGGCACGCCGTGGAACAACGGGTTCATCGAATCGTTCAACAACCGGTTGCGCGATGAGTGTCTGAACCGCAACTACTGGCCGACTCTGCTCGAGGCCCGGGTGGTGATCGAGGACTTCAAGGACGACCACAATCACCGACACCGTCATTCGACATTGGGGTACAAGACCCCCGCCGAGTACGCTGCCGGATGCACCCACCGGCACCAGCCCGTGGCGTGCGAGATCGACTGA
- a CDS encoding ATP-grasp domain-containing protein yields the protein MNSFTEHRRGRNRRLLLVHPNSQLPWIFDAADAAGIDLVVLPREGARGDASQFPAVVEVLDAGIDSVDELAAIHADRPFDGAFSPYDPSVPFTARLCERLGFTSVSTRAAKISRDKSEVRKQLQACGGNVLRNVVVDPLAEPDIQSLSTVGLPAVVKPLDGYGSLGVCLLQSYDDVAEVFTKSAAARMTATTAVRGDLLLLLEEFLPGPEFVVESIVLDGDVFPLVLGDKGRPQGPYFEEGDYIAPATVSSDVAKAIVDEVVNAHHAVGIKSGPTHTEVRLSSAGRPFILDIGARFGGSGVSHFMVQAATGIDFAGEVLRQCVGLPTTIRDGVAPGVLPPTVAWSANYIIPIGSAGIVADVVGLDEIERDERVAHTFKLVESGDHLLPYPTFSGHPGFILSRHLSRTSVEDLHQRLAERVAVTYLPSHAPV from the coding sequence ATGAATTCCTTCACCGAACACCGTCGTGGACGCAATCGGCGGTTGCTGCTCGTACATCCGAACAGCCAGCTGCCATGGATCTTCGACGCCGCGGACGCCGCTGGCATCGACCTAGTGGTTCTTCCTCGTGAGGGAGCACGAGGGGACGCATCGCAATTCCCTGCGGTTGTCGAAGTGCTGGACGCCGGTATTGATAGTGTGGATGAACTTGCGGCGATCCACGCGGACCGACCCTTCGACGGGGCCTTCTCGCCGTATGATCCGTCGGTTCCATTCACTGCCCGTCTATGCGAGCGTCTCGGCTTCACCAGCGTTTCCACACGCGCCGCCAAGATCAGCCGTGACAAGTCGGAGGTTCGCAAGCAACTCCAGGCGTGTGGCGGCAACGTTCTCCGGAACGTAGTGGTAGACCCGTTAGCAGAACCAGACATTCAAAGTTTGAGCACTGTCGGTCTGCCCGCGGTCGTGAAGCCGCTGGATGGATACGGAAGTCTCGGCGTGTGCCTGCTGCAATCCTACGACGACGTCGCAGAAGTTTTCACTAAGAGCGCAGCTGCGCGGATGACTGCGACAACAGCCGTTCGAGGCGACTTGTTGTTGTTGTTGGAAGAGTTCCTTCCTGGCCCGGAGTTTGTTGTCGAGTCGATCGTGCTCGATGGTGACGTGTTTCCGTTGGTGCTCGGGGACAAGGGGCGACCGCAGGGCCCTTACTTCGAGGAGGGTGACTATATAGCACCAGCCACAGTGTCGTCGGATGTCGCTAAGGCGATTGTGGACGAAGTCGTCAACGCGCATCACGCAGTCGGAATCAAATCGGGTCCCACTCACACCGAGGTGCGACTCTCTTCTGCAGGGCGTCCCTTCATCCTCGATATCGGGGCGCGCTTTGGGGGATCCGGCGTTTCCCACTTCATGGTCCAGGCCGCTACGGGCATTGATTTCGCTGGAGAGGTGCTCCGGCAGTGCGTCGGTCTACCCACGACAATCCGAGACGGGGTGGCACCGGGCGTGCTTCCGCCGACGGTGGCCTGGTCAGCGAACTACATCATTCCGATCGGAAGTGCCGGCATCGTCGCTGACGTGGTCGGTCTCGATGAGATCGAACGAGACGAGCGGGTCGCTCACACGTTCAAGCTCGTCGAGTCGGGAGACCACCTGCTGCCGTATCCAACCTTTTCTGGCCATCCGGGCTTCATTTTGTCCAGACATTTAAGCCGGACGTCCGTTGAAGACCTACACCAGCGTCTGGCCGAACGCGTCGCTGTCACTTATCTTCCATCTCATGCCCCGGTGTAG
- a CDS encoding FAD-binding oxidoreductase, with translation MQSATPSPSETETAVTATVVEHHRLRHDLVVVRLECDDAIVDFRPGQYVDVAVPQRPTLPRRLSPALPPSLDGKLEFHVRTVPGGWVSGAIVADTQPGDVWQIGAARGGDLHIDDTGRIVIMVAGGTGLAPLRSLILDTARRPDPPRTFLFTGARNPRDLYAADMLMLLSEALPWLTVVPVVETLEIPDIPDPWFDRIAPRIDEFGPDPDELLEGSVDEVVTSYGAFGDHQVLVCGPAAMVRTTAQRLIETGTPVENIRYDPY, from the coding sequence ATGCAGTCGGCCACGCCGTCACCGAGCGAGACCGAAACGGCAGTCACCGCAACCGTCGTCGAACATCATCGGCTCCGGCACGACCTCGTCGTCGTGCGTCTCGAATGCGACGACGCGATCGTCGATTTCCGCCCCGGGCAGTACGTCGACGTGGCCGTGCCGCAACGTCCCACGCTGCCGCGTCGCCTCTCCCCCGCGCTGCCACCGTCGCTGGACGGCAAGCTCGAGTTCCACGTGCGCACGGTCCCGGGTGGCTGGGTGAGCGGCGCGATCGTCGCCGACACCCAACCGGGCGACGTGTGGCAGATCGGCGCCGCCCGCGGCGGCGACCTCCACATCGACGACACCGGCCGCATCGTCATCATGGTGGCCGGCGGCACGGGCCTCGCGCCGCTGCGGTCGTTGATCCTCGACACGGCGCGTCGCCCGGATCCGCCCCGCACCTTCCTGTTCACGGGCGCCCGCAACCCGCGCGACCTGTACGCCGCCGACATGCTCATGCTCCTGTCGGAGGCGCTGCCGTGGCTGACGGTGGTGCCGGTCGTGGAGACCCTCGAGATCCCCGACATCCCCGACCCCTGGTTCGATCGCATCGCCCCGCGCATCGACGAGTTCGGACCCGACCCCGACGAACTGCTCGAGGGCAGCGTCGACGAGGTCGTCACGTCCTACGGTGCGTTCGGCGACCACCAGGTGCTCGTGTGCGGCCCGGCGGCCATGGTGCGCACCACCGCTCAGCGGCTGATCGAGACCGGTACCCCGGTCGAGAACATCCGCTACGACCCGTACTGA
- a CDS encoding alpha/beta hydrolase: MSLSPEAQRVVDASAARMAKPMHETPVEDLRAALAAHAIPATTPIHHRQDSVVPSAGGGVPVRVYRPSDDPGLPVVQWMHSGGFAVGNLDQNEEYLRKLSIASRSVIVSVDYRLAPEHPCPAALDDCRSVWEWITSAPDELRPVDVTRAVIAGESAGGTLTFALAQQLHETGLPCPLAQISLYGTAVMEVTNPEYATALLSPEDCHWFWDMYVPDPADRRSVQASPGLAGDLVGLPPAFVATAEVDPTRDGTEEYARRMQESGVPVELRRYDGMMHGFATMTAVLPAAEELFHEIVAYLSGVFASPE; encoded by the coding sequence ATGTCGCTCTCACCGGAAGCGCAGCGCGTGGTCGATGCATCTGCAGCACGCATGGCGAAGCCCATGCACGAGACGCCTGTGGAGGATCTGCGTGCCGCTCTCGCTGCGCACGCGATTCCGGCAACGACACCCATTCATCATCGACAGGACAGCGTCGTTCCCTCTGCCGGTGGTGGCGTTCCCGTGCGCGTCTACCGGCCGTCCGACGACCCGGGGTTGCCGGTGGTGCAGTGGATGCACAGTGGAGGATTCGCCGTCGGAAATCTCGACCAGAACGAGGAGTACCTGCGGAAGTTGAGCATCGCATCCCGGTCCGTCATCGTCTCCGTGGACTACCGGCTGGCGCCGGAACACCCCTGTCCGGCGGCGCTCGACGATTGTCGGAGTGTTTGGGAATGGATCACCTCTGCGCCCGATGAACTTCGGCCCGTCGACGTGACGCGAGCAGTGATCGCAGGCGAGAGTGCCGGTGGCACTCTGACCTTCGCGTTGGCCCAGCAACTCCACGAGACCGGTCTTCCATGTCCTCTCGCGCAGATCTCCCTGTACGGGACTGCGGTGATGGAAGTGACCAATCCCGAGTACGCCACGGCACTGCTGTCCCCGGAGGATTGTCACTGGTTCTGGGACATGTACGTGCCGGATCCCGCCGACCGGCGTTCTGTGCAGGCATCTCCGGGCCTCGCCGGCGACCTGGTCGGCCTGCCGCCCGCCTTCGTCGCCACCGCCGAAGTGGACCCCACGCGCGACGGCACCGAGGAGTACGCGCGGCGTATGCAGGAATCCGGTGTGCCGGTCGAACTACGGCGGTACGACGGGATGATGCACGGTTTCGCGACCATGACAGCCGTGCTACCTGCTGCGGAGGAGTTGTTCCACGAGATCGTCGCCTACCTCTCCGGCGTCTTCGCCTCGCCGGAATGA
- a CDS encoding AMP-binding protein: MPEEYADLYRPAFTPDLLITALDRSADRPALHLGDVVLTGAEMRAAISRFQQALASVGVGQGSAVAMLSKNRPEVLISMGATMVAGCRNTALNPMGSLSDHQYISTDAEIETLIFDPRHFEERAAELREQVPTLKNLFSLGPSSVGTDILALSEEFTEQRLVSAPVDIEDTSSIVYTGGTTGKPKGVMGSFRSGAALNQIQMAEWQWPEQPRFLVCTPLSHAGAAFFVPTLLRGGCLYVLPHFDPALVLEAIEKHRINATMLVPTMIYMLLDHPDFDSRDLSSLETLFYGASAMSPSRLREGIERLGPVFFQFYGQSECGMTISVLRKEEHLPDDPSRLASCGRPVPWLDVRLLDDDLNEVPQGELGEICVRGPLVMKGYLNKPEETAEALRGGWLHTGDVARADKNGFMTIVDRKKDMIVTGGFNVFPREIEDVISSHPAVASVAVVGVPDTKWGEAVKACVVLRDGQSVPAEELIEKVRAAKGSVHAPKSVDFLDALPLTPLGKLDKKTLRASYR, encoded by the coding sequence ATGCCCGAGGAGTACGCCGACCTCTACCGCCCCGCATTCACGCCCGATCTCCTCATCACCGCGCTCGACCGCAGCGCCGACCGGCCCGCCCTGCACCTCGGTGACGTCGTCCTCACCGGAGCCGAGATGCGCGCTGCCATCAGCCGGTTCCAGCAGGCGCTCGCGTCCGTCGGGGTCGGGCAGGGATCGGCGGTGGCGATGCTGTCCAAGAACCGGCCCGAGGTGCTCATCTCGATGGGCGCCACGATGGTCGCCGGCTGCCGCAACACGGCCCTGAACCCCATGGGCTCGCTCTCCGACCACCAGTACATCTCGACCGACGCCGAGATCGAGACCCTGATCTTCGATCCCCGCCACTTCGAGGAACGCGCCGCGGAGCTGCGCGAGCAGGTGCCGACCCTGAAGAACCTGTTCTCCCTCGGCCCGTCCTCGGTGGGCACCGACATCCTCGCCCTGTCCGAGGAGTTCACCGAGCAGCGCCTCGTGTCCGCGCCTGTCGACATCGAGGACACCTCGTCCATCGTCTACACCGGCGGCACCACCGGGAAGCCGAAGGGCGTGATGGGCTCGTTCCGTTCGGGCGCGGCCCTGAATCAGATCCAGATGGCCGAGTGGCAGTGGCCCGAGCAGCCGCGCTTCCTCGTGTGCACCCCGCTCTCGCACGCGGGTGCGGCGTTCTTCGTCCCCACGCTCCTGCGCGGCGGATGCCTCTACGTGCTGCCGCACTTCGATCCTGCGCTCGTGCTCGAAGCGATCGAGAAGCATCGCATCAACGCGACCATGCTCGTGCCGACGATGATCTACATGCTGCTCGACCATCCCGATTTCGACAGCCGCGACCTGTCGAGCCTCGAGACCCTGTTCTACGGTGCGTCGGCGATGTCGCCGTCCCGCCTGCGCGAAGGGATCGAGCGGCTCGGCCCGGTCTTCTTCCAGTTCTACGGCCAGTCCGAATGCGGCATGACCATCTCGGTGCTGCGCAAGGAGGAACACCTCCCCGACGATCCGAGCCGCCTCGCGTCGTGTGGTCGCCCCGTGCCGTGGCTCGACGTCCGTCTGCTCGACGACGACCTGAACGAGGTGCCGCAGGGCGAACTCGGCGAGATCTGTGTGCGCGGCCCGCTGGTGATGAAGGGCTATCTGAACAAGCCGGAGGAGACCGCCGAGGCGCTGCGCGGCGGATGGCTGCACACGGGTGACGTCGCGCGCGCCGACAAGAACGGCTTCATGACGATCGTCGACCGCAAGAAGGACATGATCGTCACCGGAGGCTTCAACGTCTTCCCCCGCGAGATCGAGGACGTCATCTCGTCGCACCCGGCGGTCGCGTCGGTGGCCGTCGTCGGTGTGCCGGATACCAAGTGGGGCGAGGCCGTCAAGGCGTGTGTCGTGCTGCGCGACGGTCAGTCGGTGCCGGCCGAGGAACTGATCGAGAAGGTGCGTGCCGCAAAGGGTTCGGTGCACGCGCCCAAGTCGGTCGACTTCCTCGACGCGCTGCCGCTGACGCCGCTGGGCAAGCTCGACAAGAAGACGCTGCGGGCGTCCTATCGCTGA
- a CDS encoding sensor histidine kinase: MSSNEPTTVLTAITRRRFLLTEWPWRSLGHVLTTVPVVCMVALPFAAFCVPWLVLIVWAGDGMYPQPLGRVLFLGVLGAALVFGLGPLVAIPLATLERMRLRLVSRDRALSAHRAPPSAGLWPWVRTRYTESATWRGLGYAFLLLTLVPALLFLAAVITGLIVVMVISPLVVGDGDEAVALGFSQITAVDQAVPYAIAGVLLLPAIPYVSALIAGLHGALARSLLCGDDPDALRARLVEVSRSRARLVDAFEAERRRIERDLHDGAQSLLVNLTLQLGMAKLDLPPDSAAAKSVSQAHDQAKELMAELRQLIRGIHPRVLTDRGLPDALRALAEDFMAPVGVTADIPSRPARDVEVAAYFVVVEALNNVAKHADATAVAVAVRRAGNLLVVEIVDDGCGGADPERGSGLTGLADRVAAVDGRMLLSSPPGGPTVVRVELPWIEN; the protein is encoded by the coding sequence GTGTCCTCCAATGAACCGACCACGGTGCTCACCGCGATCACACGGCGGCGCTTTCTGCTGACCGAGTGGCCGTGGCGGTCGCTGGGTCACGTGCTGACCACCGTCCCGGTGGTGTGCATGGTCGCGTTGCCGTTCGCGGCGTTCTGCGTCCCGTGGCTCGTCCTGATCGTGTGGGCGGGCGACGGCATGTATCCGCAGCCGCTCGGCCGGGTGCTGTTCCTCGGTGTTCTCGGCGCGGCGCTGGTGTTCGGGCTCGGCCCGCTGGTGGCGATACCGCTGGCGACCCTGGAACGGATGCGGCTGCGTCTGGTGAGCAGGGATCGGGCGCTCTCGGCGCACCGCGCTCCTCCCTCCGCGGGCCTGTGGCCCTGGGTGCGCACCCGCTACACCGAGTCCGCGACATGGAGGGGGCTCGGCTATGCGTTCCTGCTGCTCACGCTGGTGCCCGCGTTGTTGTTCCTGGCTGCGGTGATCACCGGGCTCATCGTGGTGATGGTGATCAGCCCCCTGGTGGTGGGTGACGGTGACGAAGCGGTGGCGCTCGGCTTCAGCCAGATCACGGCGGTCGACCAGGCCGTCCCCTACGCGATCGCAGGTGTGCTTCTGCTGCCCGCGATCCCGTATGTGAGTGCTCTGATCGCGGGACTGCACGGTGCGCTCGCCCGGTCGTTATTGTGCGGCGACGACCCGGACGCGCTTCGTGCACGACTTGTGGAGGTGTCCCGGTCCCGGGCCCGGTTGGTCGATGCCTTCGAGGCGGAACGTCGCAGGATCGAGCGCGACCTGCACGACGGCGCACAGTCGCTGCTCGTCAACCTCACCTTGCAGTTGGGCATGGCCAAACTCGACCTCCCACCAGATTCCGCAGCCGCGAAAAGCGTGTCGCAGGCGCATGACCAGGCCAAGGAATTGATGGCGGAACTGCGGCAACTCATTCGGGGAATCCACCCGAGGGTCCTCACCGACCGTGGCCTGCCCGACGCGTTGCGTGCGCTGGCCGAAGACTTCATGGCCCCGGTCGGCGTCACCGCGGACATCCCATCCCGCCCCGCCCGGGATGTCGAGGTCGCAGCGTACTTCGTCGTGGTCGAGGCGCTCAACAACGTCGCCAAGCATGCGGATGCGACGGCCGTCGCAGTGGCTGTCCGACGCGCCGGGAATCTGCTGGTCGTTGAGATCGTGGACGACGGCTGCGGTGGTGCGGATCCGGAACGAGGGAGCGGTCTGACGGGCCTGGCCGACCGGGTCGCGGCGGTCGACGGCAGAATGCTGCTGTCCAGCCCGCCTGGCGGGCCCACCGTTGTCCGTGTGGAGTTGCCGTGGATCGAGAACTGA
- a CDS encoding GNAT family N-acetyltransferase produces the protein MSIVIDTQLSEAELSRILDFLLEDAYWNRWRSRDQIRFQFDRAWKVYVARASDSGQLLGAVRVSSDGVSYGYIADGFVFPEHRGAGIGSAILEYLLLDADAGDFRWMLHTADAQPLYSRFGFVAYGPTYMERPSKHAQPTEQIVLA, from the coding sequence ATGAGCATAGTGATAGACACCCAGCTGTCGGAAGCGGAACTTTCGCGTATCCTCGATTTCCTCCTTGAGGACGCCTATTGGAATAGGTGGCGCTCGCGAGATCAAATTCGATTCCAATTCGATAGGGCCTGGAAAGTCTACGTTGCGCGAGCGTCTGATTCGGGACAGCTGCTCGGCGCCGTCCGAGTGTCCTCGGACGGTGTTAGCTACGGATACATCGCAGACGGGTTCGTCTTTCCGGAGCATCGCGGTGCAGGCATCGGAAGCGCAATACTCGAATACCTATTGTTGGATGCCGACGCAGGGGATTTCCGATGGATGCTGCATACAGCGGACGCGCAGCCTCTCTATTCCCGATTTGGTTTTGTCGCTTACGGCCCGACATACATGGAGCGCCCGAGCAAACACGCTCAGCCGACCGAGCAGATCGTACTGGCATGA